One Vitis riparia cultivar Riparia Gloire de Montpellier isolate 1030 chromosome 4, EGFV_Vit.rip_1.0, whole genome shotgun sequence genomic window carries:
- the LOC117912100 gene encoding uncharacterized protein LOC117912100 codes for MKWLPWPSTSASRNFQVKVHGFKLQGFNLQDTESSQDKFMVLEMKLKRPCNSGLFSFHRKYQKFSSQVFLTRAESIEWHQEFDAVCSLSVSQKDHSLRPRHVSFSILHGEGRELKAKSVVLGKVSLNLAELASKMETDIQTKLPISLQVAGVAMEATLSVSVSFMELRNDQDSTQLGQNPTKSDHGDRFSRRLEGLNPNANNQKMNQEVSTDYSDESALFDSDYRSMESSSSTESGSSPSSDTQSDPVRMTGSWKRRRLSFTPARTKVDPLIKNTRVVKDANETNSGSTRKTDSEKPTFQSDSQYPKCNTGSWEVKEVESRDGQAKVKASVFFASFDQCSVQAAGQSACTALVAVVAHWLHSNQYVLPTRSQFDKLLTQGSSEWRKLCNNHIYQGCFPDKHFDLETVLQADLRPLSVLRDKSLVGFFSPEKFVSLEGNMSFEDIWNEINGQNEDQKPRVYIVSWNDHFFVLKVEAQACYIIDSLGKRLFEGCNQAYILRFDDSAVMYGKAKKDGAINNEKGEIICRGKECCKEFIKRFLAAIPVGELEVEQKKGTVSLVTLYRRLQIDFHFTSSSPSSSLSPSIPATSSTSSLSSKRRSEYI; via the exons ATGAAGTGGTTGCCATGGCCGTCAACCTCCGCAAGCAGGAACTTCCAAGTGAAGGTCCATGGATTCAAGCTCCAAGGATTCAATTTACAGGATACAGAATCTTCACAAGACAAATTTATGGTACTTGAGATGAAGCTCAAACGCCCTTGCAATTCCGGACTCTTCTCATTTCATcgaaaataccaaaaatttaGCAGCCAAGTTTTCTTGACAAGAGCCGAATCCATTGAATGGCACCAGGAGTTCGATGCTGTCTGCAGCCTCTCTGTCTCCCAAAAGGATCATTCCCTTCGACCGCGCCACGTTTCCTTTAGTATTTTACAT GGAGAGGGCCGAGAATTGAAGGCAAAGTCAGTGGTTTTGGGGAAGGTTTCGCTGAATTTAGCGGAATTGGCATCAAAGATGGAGACGGATATTCAAACAAAGCTTCCGATTTCTTTGCAGGTCGCCGGAGTTGCCATGGAAGCTACGCTTTCG GTATCTGTGAGCTTCATGGAGCTCAGAAATGATCAAGACTCGACCCAACTCGGTCAAAACCCGACCAAGTCAGACCATGGAGACAGGTTCTCAAGAAGACTGGAAGGCCTGAACCCCAATGCGAATAACCAAAAGATGAATCAAGAGGTGAGTACGGATTATTCGGACGAGTCGGCCCTATTTGACTCGGACTATCGTAGCATGGAATCGAGCTCTTCGACTGAGTCGGGATCGTCTCCGAGTTCTGATACTCAGTCGGACCCGGTCCGGATGACTGGGTCGTGGAAGAGGAGGCGGTTGAGTTTTACACCGGCGAGAACGAAAGTAGACCCGTTGATAAAGAATACTAGAGTAGTCAAGGATGCGAACGAGACGAACAGCGGTTCAACAAGG aaaACAGATTCTGAGAAGCCAACTTTTCAATCAGATTCTCAGTACCCAAAATGCAATACAGGCAGCTGGGAAGTGAAGGAAGTGGAGAGTCGAGATGGGCAAGCCAAGGTCAAAGCCAGCGTCTTCTTTGCTTCCTTCGACCAATGCAGTGTGCAAGCAGCAGGACAGAGCGCCTGCACCGCTTTAGTTGCGGTTGTCGCCCATTGGCTTCATTCCAACCAATACGTCCTGCCAACAAGGTCCCAGTTCGACAAGCTCTTAACACAGGGTTCTTCAGAGTGGCGGAAGCTTTGTAATAACCACATCTACCAGGGCTGCTTCCCTGACAAGCATTTTGATCTTGAAACAGTTCTACAGGCCGATCTTCGGCCTCTATCCGTCTTGCGTGATAAATCTTTGGTCGGGTTTTTTAGCCCAGAAAAGTTTGTGTCCTTGGAGGGAAACATGTCATTTGAAGATATATGGAATGAGATCAATGGCCAGAATGAAGAtcagaaaccaagagtttataTAGTCAGTTGGAATGATCATTTTTTCGTTTTGAAGGTGGAAGCCCAGGCTTGTTACATCATTGACTCATTGGGGAAGCGCTTGTTTGAAGGGTGCAACCAGGCATATATACTCAGGTTTGATGACTCTGCTGTAATGTATGGGAAAGCAAAGAAAGATGGTGCGATTAACAATGAGAAAGGAGAGATAATTTGTAGGGGTAAAGAGTGCTGTAAGGAGTTCATTAAAAGGTTTCTTGCAGCTATACCAGTTGGGGAGCTTGAGGTGGAACAGAAGAAAGGGACAGTTTCACTTGTCACTCTATATAGGCGACTGCAGATCGACTTCCACTTTACTTCATCTTCACCTTCATCGTCCCTTTCTCCTTCTATTCCTGCTACCTCTTCTACTTCCTCACTCTCCTCAAAAAGGAGGAGTGAGTACATTTAG
- the LOC117912351 gene encoding glycosyltransferase BC10, which translates to MLSPTPVSLFCALLLCLPLAVVFTINTTTTPPTSSSDATGKNDKPRNINTKTPIFSAPPPPPMIVPEDDKSLFRVAARVNPKPSPPGAAKKLAFMFLTTTPLAFAPLWEIYFNSTHPNLYNIYIHADPTSHYDSPFQGVFSNRVIPSKPTHRFTPTLISAARRLLSHALLHDPSNYMFTLLSSSCIPLHSFNFTYETLIRSKKSFIEILKNQPGIEARWAARGEEVMLPEVTLESCRIGSQFWTLTRKHARLVVRDERLWSKFKLPCLHWDTCYPEENYFPTLLSMRDPRGCIPATLTHVDWRGRSDGHPHTYEPAEVGPELILTLRSDRPRYGDEETNGSVPSSTQRHDPFLFARKFSPDSIQPLMSIASDVIFKD; encoded by the coding sequence ATGCTGTCTCCAACACCAGTCTCTCTTTTCTGTGCTCTCCTTCTCTGCCTACCCCTCGCCGTTGTCTTCACCATCAACACTACAACCACCCCTCCCACCTCTTCTTCCGATGCAACCGGAAAAAATGACAAACCCAGAAACATTAACACCAAAACCCCCATTTTCTCAGCTCCGCCGCCTCCGCCTATGATTGTCCCGGAGGATGACAAGTCATTGTTTCGAGTTGCAGCCCGAGTTAACCCCAAACCCTCACCTCCAGGAGCAGCGAAAAAGCTTGCTTTCATGTTCCTCACCACCACACCACTCGCATTTGCGCCGCTGTGGGAAATCTACTTCAACTCCACCCACCCCAATCTCTACAACATCTACATCCACGCTGACCCCACTTCCCACTACGACTCACCGTTTCAGGGCGTCTTCTCCAACCGAGTCATCCCCTCCAAGCCCACTCACCGATTCACACCCACTCTCATCTCAGCGGCGCGACGCCTCCTCTCACATGCCCTCCTCCACGACCCATCCAACTACATGTTCACTCTGCTGTCTTCTTCTTGTATCCCTCTCCACTCTTTCAATTTCACTTATGAAACCCTGATAAGGTCGAAGAAGAGCTTCATTGAGATTTTGAAGAATCAACCAGGGATCGAGGCCAGGTGGGCCGCGCGTGGGGAAGAGGTGATGCTGCCGGAGGTGACATTGGAGAGTTGCCGAATCGGGTCCCAGTTTTGGACACTGACACGTAAGCACGCTAGGTTAGTTGTGCGTGACGAGCGGCTATGGTCTAAGTTCAAGCTGCCGTGCCTGCATTGGGACACATGTTACCCTGAGGAGAATTACTTTCCTACCCTTCTGAGCATGCGAGACCCACGTGGGTGCATTCCAGCTACGCTCACGCACGTGGACTGGAGGGGCCGCAGTGACGGTCACCCCCACACGTATGAGCCAGCGGAAGTGGGCCCAGAGTTGATCTTGACGCTCCGATCTGACAGACCCAGATACGGTGATGAGGAAACCAACGGCTCTGTTCCATCCTCTACCCAACGCCATGACCCCTTCTTGTTCGCTAGAAAATTTTCTCCGGATTCAATCCAACCGTTGATGAGTATAGCCAGTGATGTCATCTTCAAAGACTAG
- the LOC117913635 gene encoding uncharacterized protein LOC117913635: MPRPGPRPYECVRRAWHSDRHQPIRGSLIQEIFRVVNEIHSSATKKNKEWQEKLPIVVLKAEEIMYSKANSEAEYMDLKTLWDRANDAINTIIRRDESTETGEFLQPCIEASLNLGCPQRRASRSQRNNNPRCYLTPSTQEPISISPSILENSPQGNHTTISQVMSRYATFIKPSSMSVIQPGLEPHSTAFHNNDCPTSKFLFSSENCPPSGNKCLQMEVYPASNLCAVYPVYDGNQLQCEESQCGFGVQSHPKSNPMEPAGMGTIQNLFSYAIDPTKKPSQTDFGHVTENSPKIDCDLSLRLGPLSIPCVSVENSWPQEFEDVGSSCSREGSKFSDLSPQVDKQFPFFPRGNTDDPLDSCLSKRSSEGENLNMEATMRKRKAVISYPLEDRQFCCQPKLPYNYLPGRMRNAGS; encoded by the exons ATGCCTAGGCCAGGCCCAAGGCCTTATGAGTGTGTGAGGAGAGCTTGGCACAGTGATAGGCATCAACCCATCAGGGGCTCTCTCATTCAAGAAATTTTCAg GGTTGTCAATGAGATTCATAGCTCTGCAACAAAAAAGAACAAGGAATGGCAAGAGAAGCTCCCTATTGTTGTTTTGAAAGCTGAAGAAATTATGTACTCCAAAGCCAACTCTGAG GCTGAATACATGGATCTTAAGACTCTTTGGGACCGGGCAAACGATGCCATTAACACTATAATTCGAAGAGATGAGAGTACTGAAACTGGAGAGTTTCTTCAGCCTTGTATTGAAG CCTCTCTAAATTTGGGTTGCCCACAGAGAAGGGCATCGAGGAGCCAGCGAAATAATAATCCGAGATGTTACCTCACTCCCAGCACTCAAGAACCCATCAGTATTTCCCCCAGCATTTTAGAGAATTCCCCTCAGGGGAATCATACAACCATTTCGCAGGTTATGTCTCGTTACGCAACCTTTATAAAACCCTCATCCATGAGTGTGATCCAGCCTGGTTTGGAACCTCACAGCACTGCTTTCCACAACAATGATTGCCCCACTAGCAAATTCCTCTTTTCCTCTGAGAACTGTCCTCCATCTGGTAATAAGTGCTTACAAATGGAAGTTTATCCTGCTTCGAACTTATGTGCAGTTTATCCCGTGTATGATGGAAACCAGCTTCAATGTGAAGAATCCCAGTGTGGTTTTGGTGTTCAATCCCATCCAAAGTCTAACCCTATGGAGCCTGCAGGGATGGGTACCATACAAAACCTTTTCTCTTATGCTATAGATCCTACAAAGAAGCCCAGTCAGACGGATTTTGGTCATGTTACTGAGAACTCTCCCAAGATTGACTGTGATCTGTCATTGCGGTTGGGCCCTCTCTCAATTCCCTGTGTAAGTGTAGAAAACAGTTGGCCCCAAGAGTTTGAGGATGTTGGTTCCAGTTGTTCCCGGGAAGGGAGCAAGTTCAGTGATCTGTCACCACAAGTGGATAAACAGTTCCCTTTCTTCCCCAGGGGCAATACTGATGACCCATTAGACTCCTGCTTGAGTAAAAGGAGTTCTGAGGGTGAGAATTTGAATATGGAAGCAACAATGAGAAAGCGGAAGGCAGTTATTAGTTACCCATTGGAGGATCGCCAATTTTGTTGCCAGCCAAAGCTTCCATATAACTACCTTCCTGGAAGAATGAGAAATGCAGGTTCGTAA